One Polaribacter sp. SA4-12 genomic window carries:
- a CDS encoding apiosidase-like domain-containing protein produces MKNTLKKQFFLIVCFISTISFAQIREWEYNRKNKSISIEQWSVNDVVFKSKKTFKNPYEIELFANIISDNKTQKIPLFFNGNKEWVLRYSSSKTGLFNYQIIGNKTCFTGNKGTFTVTENSKNNRHGGIVLKKEDPKHFYYEDSSHYFNLAFECDWLFALDYNKKELKKTNHLLDLIEENGFNQIVMNVYSHDVSWKKDSLLKSHPEHEYGGRQDIFPFMGSNEKPDYSSLNPAFFNHLDKVIYQMHDREIVSHLMIYVWNKLVSWPDMNTLEDNRYFDYVVKRYQAFPNIIWDVSKEALYYGRATEEYISERITRIRKIDSFDRLVSVHDFGFCTKHADEVDFISTQDWASTLYTKMQNAKNKFKNKPIFNIEHGGYEESPYNVFPGNYTNAETCLRRNYLCLFSGAYTTYYWQGASWNVVIHNPYEQSKDFYKPKFEYFKHLRKLFTDLNFQDFEPQSWKNSSGYNLTNKKTGTSLMYVPKENYAIKLWFLSKENKSSATMQWFNTLTGKYTEAIDFEKGKAEVSPWRDKADAILIVRKK; encoded by the coding sequence ATGAAAAATACACTAAAAAAACAATTCTTTTTAATAGTTTGCTTTATCAGCACAATTTCATTTGCTCAAATAAGAGAATGGGAATACAATCGTAAAAACAAATCGATTTCTATAGAGCAATGGTCTGTTAATGATGTTGTTTTTAAATCGAAAAAAACATTTAAAAACCCTTATGAAATTGAGTTATTTGCAAATATAATTTCCGATAATAAAACACAAAAAATTCCACTTTTTTTCAATGGAAATAAAGAATGGGTTTTACGTTATTCTTCTTCTAAAACAGGACTATTTAACTATCAAATTATTGGTAATAAAACTTGTTTTACAGGAAACAAAGGAACTTTTACGGTAACTGAAAATTCTAAAAACAATAGACATGGAGGAATCGTTCTAAAGAAAGAAGATCCAAAACATTTTTATTATGAAGATAGTAGCCATTATTTTAATTTGGCATTTGAATGCGATTGGTTATTCGCCTTAGATTACAATAAAAAGGAATTAAAAAAAACAAATCATCTACTAGATTTAATTGAAGAAAATGGCTTCAATCAAATTGTGATGAATGTATATTCTCATGATGTTTCTTGGAAAAAAGACTCGCTGTTAAAATCTCACCCTGAACATGAATACGGGGGAAGACAAGATATTTTCCCATTTATGGGAAGTAATGAAAAACCAGATTATTCATCATTAAACCCTGCTTTTTTCAATCATTTAGATAAAGTTATTTATCAAATGCATGATAGAGAAATAGTTAGTCATTTAATGATCTATGTTTGGAACAAATTAGTTTCTTGGCCAGATATGAATACTCTTGAAGACAATAGATATTTTGATTATGTTGTAAAACGTTATCAGGCTTTTCCTAATATTATTTGGGATGTAAGTAAAGAAGCTCTTTATTATGGAAGAGCAACAGAAGAGTATATTTCTGAGCGCATTACAAGGATTCGAAAAATTGATTCTTTTGATAGGTTAGTTTCTGTGCATGATTTTGGATTTTGTACGAAACACGCAGATGAAGTCGATTTTATTTCTACACAAGATTGGGCTTCAACTTTGTATACAAAAATGCAAAATGCAAAAAATAAATTTAAAAATAAACCAATATTTAATATAGAACATGGTGGTTATGAAGAATCTCCTTACAATGTTTTTCCCGGAAACTATACAAATGCAGAAACTTGTTTGAGACGTAATTATCTGTGTTTGTTTTCTGGTGCATACACAACATATTATTGGCAAGGTGCATCTTGGAATGTTGTAATACATAACCCATATGAACAATCTAAAGACTTTTACAAACCAAAATTTGAATACTTTAAACATCTTAGAAAATTATTCACTGATCTAAATTTTCAAGATTTTGAACCACAAAGCTGGAAAAACAGTAGTGGTTATAATTTAACCAATAAAAAAACAGGTACCTCACTTATGTATGTACCTAAGGAAAATTACGCAATAAAACTTTGGTTTTTATCTAAAGAAAATAAATCATCTGCTACTATGCAATGGTTCAATACATTGACTGGGAAATACACAGAAGCAATTGATTTTGAGAAAGGTAAAGCAGAAGTTTCTCCATGGAGAGACAAAGCTGATGCCATTTTAATAGTGAGAAAGAAATAA
- a CDS encoding Kelch repeat-containing protein, whose amino-acid sequence MNKELTFFVVTILLFFSCGKMKSVKNFHENKTWVSIESSDNSKPVARHEAAFVKVKNSFYLLGGRGIRSVSIFDVETQKWKQGKKPPLEFHHFQPVVYNGNIYIIGALTGKYPSETPVENIYIYNPKKDSWTKGGEIPKERLRGSTGNVIKDDVVYISCGIKDGHRSDHKKWLDSYNLKTREWKVLPNAPRARDHFQAVELDNKIYVAAGRLSKAPKATWSETIGEVDVYDIKKQKWSTIKNNIPTQRAGNMALAYGKNILIIGGESEGQTKAHNEVEALNTKTLQWSKYPSLLRGRHGTGVFLFKNEIYIASGCGNKGGSPELTSTEKY is encoded by the coding sequence GTGAATAAAGAATTAACCTTTTTTGTAGTTACAATTTTATTATTCTTTTCTTGCGGAAAAATGAAAAGCGTAAAGAATTTTCATGAGAATAAAACTTGGGTTTCTATTGAATCTTCAGACAATTCAAAACCAGTAGCAAGACATGAAGCTGCCTTTGTAAAAGTAAAAAACTCTTTTTATTTGTTAGGCGGAAGAGGAATTAGATCTGTTAGTATTTTCGATGTAGAAACTCAGAAATGGAAACAAGGAAAAAAACCGCCATTAGAATTTCATCATTTTCAACCAGTAGTTTATAATGGTAATATTTATATTATTGGAGCTTTAACAGGTAAATATCCTTCAGAAACTCCTGTAGAAAATATTTATATCTACAATCCAAAAAAGGATTCCTGGACGAAAGGTGGAGAAATACCAAAAGAACGATTGAGAGGTTCTACCGGAAATGTAATTAAAGATGATGTTGTATATATTTCTTGCGGAATAAAAGATGGACACAGATCTGATCATAAAAAATGGCTGGATAGTTATAATCTAAAAACAAGAGAATGGAAAGTTTTACCTAATGCTCCAAGAGCAAGAGATCATTTTCAAGCAGTAGAATTAGATAATAAAATTTATGTTGCAGCAGGTAGATTATCAAAAGCACCAAAGGCAACTTGGTCTGAAACAATTGGAGAAGTTGACGTTTATGATATCAAAAAACAAAAATGGTCAACTATAAAAAATAATATTCCAACTCAACGTGCTGGAAATATGGCTTTAGCTTACGGGAAAAATATTCTGATTATTGGTGGTGAATCTGAAGGTCAAACTAAAGCTCATAATGAAGTTGAGGCATTAAATACAAAAACGTTACAATGGAGTAAATATCCATCACTTTTAAGAGGAAGACATGGTACAGGAGTTTTTCTTTTTAAGAATGAAATTTATATAGCTTCTGGTTGTGGAAACAAAGGAGGGTCACCAGAATTAACATCAACGGAAAAATACTAA
- a CDS encoding arylsulfatase, translating to MKYFKFLAIILLVNIACKQNNEVEKTNTKKPNVILVITDDQGYGDLGVHGNKVIKTPNVDAFYKESHHLTDFHVGPTCAPTRSGLMTGRYANSTGVWHTVGGWSLLRAEEKTIADMFTEAGYKTGAFGKWHMGDNYPFRAHDRGFQKTVMHYGGGVQQTPDYWNNDYFDDTYFVNGTPKKFKGYCTDVFFDEATKFIEESKEQPFFAYISTNAPHGPYNVPLEYYNLYKDLSDTVLADTQKRFYGMITNVDDNFGKLRKKLKDLNIADNTILIFMTDNGTSSGYYNKKGKVTGYNAGMRGTKGSEYEGGHRVPFFIHWKNGNISKAKDINLLTAQLDIMPTLAELCGIELPKDHRKINGESLVAALKGEQKENNRMLVTDSQRMNYPVKWKNSATMQNKWRLINGKELYDIGNDKGQKNDVAEQNPEKVAEMRAFYENWWKEVSVQFDEEIKIPVGIKTENPVTLTAHDAHSFKEDYPWNQIQIRNGNVGSGYWALDVKTAGEYEISLRRYPIESELLINANVPKVTPEDVPGLQWTIPEGKNLNFVKATIEIADIKQENKVLKTDKSSTFKVNLKSGITNLKASFFNNKNEENIAYYVYVNKL from the coding sequence ATGAAATATTTTAAATTTTTAGCAATTATTTTACTTGTAAATATTGCTTGTAAGCAAAATAATGAAGTAGAGAAAACAAACACAAAAAAGCCAAATGTAATTTTAGTAATTACAGACGATCAAGGTTATGGAGATTTGGGTGTTCATGGAAATAAAGTAATAAAAACACCTAATGTAGATGCTTTTTATAAAGAGAGTCATCACTTAACAGACTTTCATGTTGGCCCAACTTGTGCACCAACAAGATCTGGATTAATGACAGGTAGATATGCGAATTCAACAGGAGTTTGGCATACTGTTGGAGGTTGGTCTTTATTACGTGCAGAAGAAAAAACAATTGCAGATATGTTTACAGAAGCTGGTTATAAAACAGGCGCTTTTGGTAAATGGCATATGGGTGATAACTATCCTTTTAGAGCACACGATCGTGGTTTTCAAAAAACAGTAATGCATTATGGAGGTGGAGTTCAACAAACGCCTGATTATTGGAATAATGATTATTTTGATGACACTTATTTTGTAAACGGAACTCCAAAAAAGTTTAAAGGGTATTGTACTGATGTATTCTTTGATGAAGCAACAAAATTTATTGAAGAAAGCAAGGAACAACCATTTTTCGCATACATTTCTACAAATGCACCACATGGGCCTTATAATGTTCCTTTAGAGTATTACAATCTGTATAAAGATTTGAGTGATACAGTGTTGGCAGATACTCAAAAACGTTTCTATGGAATGATTACCAATGTTGATGATAATTTTGGAAAACTTCGTAAAAAATTGAAAGATTTAAACATTGCAGACAATACTATTTTAATTTTTATGACTGATAACGGAACTTCTTCTGGGTATTACAATAAAAAAGGAAAAGTTACTGGCTATAATGCAGGAATGCGAGGTACAAAAGGAAGTGAATATGAAGGTGGACATAGAGTGCCGTTTTTTATTCATTGGAAAAATGGTAATATCTCTAAAGCAAAAGATATTAATTTATTAACTGCTCAATTAGATATTATGCCAACTTTGGCTGAATTATGTGGTATTGAACTGCCTAAAGATCATAGAAAAATTAATGGTGAAAGTCTCGTTGCAGCTTTAAAAGGAGAACAAAAAGAAAACAATAGAATGTTGGTTACAGATTCTCAGCGTATGAACTACCCTGTAAAATGGAAAAATTCAGCTACAATGCAGAATAAATGGCGTTTAATTAACGGAAAAGAATTGTACGATATAGGAAATGATAAAGGTCAAAAAAATGACGTAGCAGAACAGAATCCTGAGAAAGTTGCAGAAATGAGAGCGTTTTATGAGAATTGGTGGAAAGAAGTTTCTGTTCAGTTTGATGAAGAAATTAAGATTCCTGTTGGAATAAAAACAGAAAACCCTGTTACATTAACTGCGCACGATGCACATTCTTTTAAAGAAGATTATCCTTGGAATCAAATTCAAATTAGAAACGGAAATGTAGGTTCTGGTTATTGGGCTTTAGATGTAAAAACTGCTGGAGAATATGAAATTTCTTTAAGAAGATACCCAATAGAATCTGAGTTATTAATAAATGCAAATGTACCAAAAGTTACTCCAGAAGATGTTCCTGGTTTACAGTGGACAATTCCTGAAGGGAAAAATCTAAATTTTGTAAAAGCAACAATAGAAATTGCTGATATAAAACAAGAAAACAAAGTTTTAAAAACTGATAAATCATCCACTTTTAAAGTGAATCTAAAATCTGGAATCACAAATTTAAAGGCGAGTTTTTTCAATAATAAAAACGAAGAAAATATTGCGTATTATGTCTACGTAAATAAATTATAA
- a CDS encoding beta-agarase, translated as MGSKTVIVSDLKKVDYTATKNSSSNLGMKKIIFTFILLTLNTIFAQENKVTIDFTTQKFIGNESELNRQKYFAMHDSYTNSDLASDADYLFKELGIKHGRTFGAASPLRNSKTEIPSIAKAKKSAQIKNAQIKRSALFKDFATTDLIITDHPKDAFQLNLDYNKIAAYNAAFIKNAYPLMPKYYEVMNEPFVHSIDYVESWNETEAVIIEMSKLHKVIADKVHKEIPDIMVGGYSSAYPEVERKDFSHWNTRMKTFMDIAGESMQFFATHIYDGRNVQGGFSYRSGSNSEAILDLIEAYSFKKWAIVKPHLISEYGYTAKGLIGEPFSPELNATCLIAYNKILMQLLDKPDRLLKAVPFITAKANWFYRDQKRNPNGYPYPWVLKKKETDGSYTFTHLTKFYELWKDVEGKRIEVSSNNPDIQIHGFSKKGKIFIALNNLSDENKNTSLTFLNNSSNYIKKNTLRRLFKNSKGLPELTYLKTETNLETVNLKAGETIILECDVTNIEFNNSIKESNYYTETYLQAIQKNQPLLFSFNGIEAIKNGRASIKMGIGRAHKLSKKPIIILNGNKIDIPNNWAGYDQLPRKRFFGVIGIPIDIKFLVKGNNNLEITFPDSGGHVSSVIINIENRTNNH; from the coding sequence ATGGGCTCTAAGACTGTTATTGTTTCAGACTTAAAGAAAGTTGATTACACTGCTACTAAAAACTCTTCAAGTAATTTAGGTATGAAAAAGATAATATTTACGTTCATTTTACTAACATTAAACACAATTTTCGCACAAGAAAACAAAGTAACTATTGATTTTACTACGCAAAAATTTATTGGTAACGAAAGTGAATTGAATAGACAAAAGTATTTTGCTATGCATGATTCTTACACCAATTCCGATTTAGCTTCTGATGCCGATTATTTATTTAAAGAACTAGGCATTAAACATGGTCGAACTTTTGGTGCAGCATCGCCTTTAAGAAATTCGAAAACAGAAATACCATCAATAGCAAAAGCTAAAAAATCTGCTCAAATAAAAAATGCCCAAATAAAAAGGAGTGCTTTATTCAAAGATTTTGCAACTACAGATTTAATAATAACAGACCACCCTAAAGATGCCTTTCAATTAAATTTAGATTACAATAAAATTGCAGCATATAACGCTGCTTTTATAAAGAATGCATATCCTTTAATGCCGAAATATTACGAGGTTATGAATGAGCCTTTTGTGCATTCTATAGATTACGTAGAATCTTGGAATGAAACAGAAGCAGTAATCATAGAAATGTCTAAACTTCATAAAGTAATTGCAGATAAAGTGCATAAGGAAATTCCCGATATTATGGTTGGGGGTTATTCTTCAGCATACCCAGAAGTGGAAAGGAAAGATTTTTCACACTGGAATACCAGAATGAAAACATTTATGGATATTGCTGGTGAAAGTATGCAATTTTTTGCGACACATATTTATGACGGAAGAAATGTTCAAGGTGGTTTTAGCTACAGATCTGGAAGTAATTCTGAAGCTATTTTAGATTTAATTGAAGCGTATAGTTTTAAAAAATGGGCTATTGTAAAACCACATCTAATTTCAGAATATGGTTATACAGCCAAAGGACTAATTGGCGAACCTTTTTCGCCAGAATTAAACGCCACTTGTTTAATTGCATACAATAAAATATTAATGCAATTACTAGACAAACCAGATAGATTATTGAAAGCTGTTCCGTTTATTACAGCAAAGGCAAATTGGTTTTATAGAGATCAGAAGAGAAATCCTAATGGATATCCTTACCCTTGGGTATTAAAAAAGAAGGAAACGGATGGTTCTTATACATTTACGCATCTTACCAAGTTTTATGAATTATGGAAAGATGTAGAAGGTAAACGTATTGAAGTTTCCTCAAACAATCCTGATATTCAAATACATGGATTTTCAAAAAAAGGAAAAATTTTTATTGCTTTAAATAATTTAAGTGATGAAAATAAAAACACCTCGTTAACCTTTTTAAATAATAGTTCAAACTATATTAAAAAAAACACTTTAAGACGCTTATTCAAAAACTCTAAAGGTTTACCAGAACTAACCTATTTAAAAACAGAAACTAATTTAGAAACTGTAAATCTAAAAGCTGGCGAAACTATAATTCTTGAATGTGATGTTACGAATATTGAATTTAATAATAGTATTAAAGAAAGTAATTACTACACTGAAACCTATTTACAAGCCATTCAAAAAAACCAACCTCTTCTTTTCAGTTTTAATGGTATTGAAGCTATTAAAAACGGGAGAGCATCTATTAAAATGGGTATTGGAAGAGCACACAAATTAAGCAAGAAACCAATTATAATTCTTAATGGTAACAAAATAGATATTCCTAATAATTGGGCAGGTTATGATCAATTACCTAGAAAACGTTTCTTTGGTGTTATAGGAATTCCAATAGATATTAAATTTCTAGTAAAAGGAAATAATAATTTAGAAATTACTTTTCCAGATTCTGGCGGACATGTTAGCTCGGTAATTATAAATATAGAAAATAGAACGAATAACCATTAA
- a CDS encoding acetolactate decarboxylase: protein MWYAFVNKVFEGDLSVEKLKTKGNIGLGSYTKLDGELIMLDGVLERELKNTTVTNHFYKGSEIMVTNNKDIGVMFQEKI from the coding sequence ATTTGGTATGCTTTTGTAAACAAGGTTTTTGAAGGAGATTTATCAGTAGAAAAGTTAAAAACAAAAGGTAATATTGGTTTAGGTTCTTATACAAAACTTGATGGTGAACTAATTATGTTAGATGGAGTTTTGGAACGAGAATTAAAAAATACCACCGTTACAAATCACTTTTATAAAGGTTCAGAAATTATGGTGACTAATAACAAAGATATTGGTGTAATGTTCCAAGAAAAGATATAA
- a CDS encoding T9SS type A sorting domain-containing protein, with the protein MKNKYAIYILFFLLFSSVSFFSQTVTIDLEQQRFLGDVSELDRSKYFNVHDNKKDDVSHQFLIDNNVGFGREFWGPFASKGLGNFPITPHTSDGIIRKVKRNVYTAHPVNVWRPGYDSEKAGNTALRYFIDEVDVNGRPEYWEPFNEPFIKADYNEFTSLGYTTSEVITEMSVWFREMAKKIHSAPELSKMKVIGFSDAYPSFERRGFTNWRDRKKKFIDIAGSDMDALSVHPYDGVNVTGQSNGRSGSNSEAILDLIETYTALKFGSPKKLAISEFGVIKNEDLYPPGINDSQIALSIKGLNNMLFNFFEREDNIEITIPFVIGRADWYFKQARNYPYVSSLVMPTELRSTPNPESPFLYRSNEMVLSWKANFYRFWKNVEGERATIKSDDLDIQAQIFVNGTKAYLVLNNLDDSDRNVNLSFISGSSNVSEVITKSIIINGTMDPIYIDGVTSSNLPTSVELKNGETKLLEITYNSEISFTKTITRNKYYGNPSDVVLTSEFAPVLKATANTNHTFTFSNVSKGELNSGNATLRIGVGVPLEAEFNGGGASAGQDEGLNIIPTEVKVNGTAISLPSNWRGYDQSGRIEFFGLLELDIPYNLLVSGNNSVTIKYAKTQGVSSVGIGNSRWEKANVTIASVVLSVEKKSNELCTPVKYYTDIDNDGLGDPNDFVFSCTPLKDGVSNGNDVCPSDPTNTCNDPEAMTGFVRPVLEKIANTAESFEVTINYTTLQADQQVFIELRKPGAGYYRGAHISPGIAESKNNVPLTITLPATDLPLANGTYPLLTYIRTPKSGGFDYGFGETINLEVVDPSALGIDAFEAKTGLKIKSNPVKSTLSFNSDKANGESYKIFQINGKLISSGKYRNQINVSSLSKGLYLIQIKGAVAKFIKN; encoded by the coding sequence ATGAAAAATAAATACGCAATTTATATCCTATTTTTTCTGTTGTTTTCTTCTGTTTCATTTTTTTCACAAACAGTAACCATAGATTTAGAACAACAAAGGTTTTTAGGAGATGTTTCAGAATTAGATAGATCTAAATATTTTAACGTTCACGATAATAAAAAAGATGATGTTTCTCATCAGTTTTTAATTGATAATAATGTCGGTTTTGGTAGAGAGTTTTGGGGGCCATTTGCCTCTAAAGGTTTAGGGAACTTCCCAATAACACCTCATACTTCAGACGGTATTATTCGTAAAGTGAAAAGAAATGTATATACAGCACATCCTGTAAACGTATGGAGACCAGGGTATGATTCAGAAAAAGCAGGTAATACTGCACTTAGATATTTTATCGATGAAGTTGATGTAAATGGTAGACCAGAATATTGGGAACCATTTAATGAGCCTTTTATAAAAGCAGATTATAACGAATTTACAAGTTTAGGTTATACAACATCTGAAGTAATTACAGAGATGAGTGTATGGTTTAGAGAAATGGCTAAAAAAATTCATAGTGCTCCAGAATTATCTAAAATGAAAGTGATTGGTTTTTCTGATGCATATCCTTCTTTCGAAAGAAGAGGATTTACTAATTGGAGAGACCGTAAAAAGAAATTTATAGACATTGCAGGTTCAGATATGGATGCACTTTCTGTACATCCTTATGATGGTGTAAATGTTACAGGGCAATCTAACGGACGTTCAGGTAGTAATTCTGAAGCAATCTTAGATTTAATTGAAACCTATACAGCACTTAAATTTGGTTCGCCAAAAAAATTAGCAATATCAGAATTTGGTGTTATTAAAAATGAAGATTTATATCCTCCAGGAATTAATGATTCTCAAATTGCTTTGTCCATAAAAGGTTTAAATAATATGTTATTTAACTTTTTTGAAAGAGAAGACAATATAGAAATTACCATTCCTTTTGTTATAGGAAGAGCAGATTGGTATTTTAAACAAGCTAGAAATTACCCTTATGTTTCTTCTTTGGTAATGCCAACAGAATTAAGATCAACACCTAATCCAGAATCTCCATTTTTATACAGAAGTAATGAAATGGTCTTGTCTTGGAAAGCAAATTTTTATAGATTTTGGAAAAATGTTGAAGGTGAAAGAGCAACCATTAAAAGTGATGATTTAGATATTCAAGCACAAATATTTGTCAATGGAACAAAAGCATATTTGGTTTTAAACAATTTAGATGATTCAGATAGAAATGTAAACTTAAGTTTTATTAGTGGAAGTTCAAATGTAAGCGAGGTAATTACAAAATCTATCATAATAAATGGAACGATGGATCCAATATATATTGATGGAGTAACTTCAAGTAATTTACCAACTTCTGTGGAATTAAAAAATGGAGAGACTAAGCTGCTAGAAATTACTTATAATTCTGAAATATCTTTTACCAAAACTATTACAAGAAATAAATATTATGGTAATCCAAGTGATGTTGTTTTAACTTCAGAGTTTGCACCGGTTTTAAAAGCAACTGCAAATACAAATCATACATTCACTTTTTCAAATGTATCTAAAGGCGAGTTAAATTCAGGAAACGCAACATTAAGAATTGGAGTTGGCGTTCCATTAGAAGCAGAGTTTAATGGTGGAGGTGCTTCCGCAGGTCAAGATGAAGGTTTAAATATTATTCCTACAGAAGTAAAAGTAAACGGAACAGCAATTAGTTTACCAAGTAATTGGAGAGGTTATGATCAATCAGGACGAATTGAGTTTTTTGGACTTTTAGAGTTAGATATTCCATACAATTTATTAGTTTCTGGGAACAATAGTGTGACGATAAAATATGCTAAAACACAAGGAGTTTCTTCTGTGGGGATAGGAAATAGTAGATGGGAAAAAGCCAATGTTACAATAGCCTCTGTAGTTTTAAGTGTTGAGAAAAAATCTAATGAACTTTGTACACCTGTAAAATATTATACAGATATAGATAATGATGGTTTAGGAGACCCAAATGATTTTGTTTTTAGTTGTACACCTCTTAAAGATGGTGTTTCAAATGGTAATGATGTTTGTCCTTCAGACCCAACAAATACCTGTAATGATCCTGAAGCAATGACAGGTTTTGTAAGACCAGTTTTAGAGAAAATTGCAAATACAGCAGAATCTTTTGAGGTTACTATAAATTACACAACCCTTCAAGCAGACCAACAAGTTTTTATTGAGTTGAGAAAACCAGGAGCAGGATATTATAGAGGAGCGCATATTTCTCCTGGAATTGCAGAATCTAAAAACAATGTACCTTTAACTATTACGTTGCCAGCTACAGACTTACCATTAGCAAACGGAACGTATCCTTTGTTAACTTATATTAGAACTCCTAAAAGTGGAGGTTTTGATTATGGTTTTGGCGAAACAATTAATTTAGAAGTTGTAGATCCATCAGCCTTAGGAATTGATGCTTTTGAGGCGAAAACTGGTTTAAAAATAAAATCGAATCCAGTAAAATCAACTTTAAGTTTTAATTCTGACAAAGCAAATGGAGAGTCTTATAAAATATTTCAGATAAATGGAAAATTAATTTCTTCTGGAAAATATAGGAATCAAATAAATGTTTCTAGCTTATCAAAAGGATTGTATTTAATTCAAATAAAAGGTGCTGTAGCTAAATTTATAAAAAATTAA
- a CDS encoding SGNH/GDSL hydrolase family protein: protein MKRLFLSISIILFISCKTSQIVLKPVIVNYNNKNIAYEGRIGSNNKKKASEIYWSGSSIKINFKGSSAKITLEDQNGNNYFNIFIDGVFSKNLKLEKGLNTYVLAKELSNQNHSIEITKRNEWTFGKTLFYNFEIYGKILNKDPEKSIFIEFYGDSITAGHGNEDYSGDDKPEGNVTNNYNTYAALTARNIDAEYSCIARGGIGIMVSWFNMIMPEMYDRLDPNNPSSKWNFNQKEPDIVVINLLQNDSWIVNYPKHKEFIRRFGKTKPNEGKIKSDYANFIKTIRGKYKNADIVCVLGNMDITNEKSPWPNYVKEAVKSLNDNKIYTCFVPDKNSPGHPKVEDHKVIANKLTKLIQKEILTQ from the coding sequence ATGAAGCGTCTTTTTCTATCTATATCAATTATTTTATTTATTAGTTGCAAAACTTCTCAAATAGTTTTAAAGCCTGTTATTGTAAATTACAACAATAAAAACATCGCTTACGAAGGACGGATTGGTAGTAATAATAAAAAAAAGGCTTCGGAAATTTATTGGTCAGGTTCTTCTATAAAAATAAACTTCAAAGGATCTTCGGCAAAAATTACATTAGAAGATCAAAACGGAAATAATTATTTTAATATTTTTATTGACGGTGTATTTTCTAAAAACCTAAAGTTAGAAAAAGGTTTAAATACATATGTTTTAGCCAAAGAATTATCAAACCAAAATCATTCTATAGAAATCACTAAAAGAAACGAATGGACTTTTGGAAAAACATTGTTTTATAATTTTGAGATTTATGGAAAAATTCTAAATAAAGACCCTGAGAAAAGTATTTTTATTGAATTTTATGGAGATTCAATAACAGCAGGTCATGGAAATGAAGATTACTCAGGAGACGATAAACCAGAAGGAAATGTCACTAACAACTATAACACTTATGCCGCATTAACTGCAAGAAATATAGATGCAGAATACTCTTGTATTGCTCGTGGAGGAATAGGAATAATGGTTAGTTGGTTCAATATGATTATGCCAGAAATGTATGACAGATTAGACCCAAATAACCCAAGTAGTAAATGGAATTTCAATCAAAAAGAGCCAGATATTGTAGTAATTAACCTCTTACAAAATGATTCTTGGATTGTTAACTACCCAAAACACAAAGAATTTATAAGACGTTTTGGAAAAACAAAGCCAAATGAAGGAAAAATCAAGTCAGATTATGCAAATTTTATAAAAACAATCCGTGGGAAATACAAAAATGCAGATATTGTATGTGTTTTAGGAAATATGGATATCACAAATGAGAAGTCTCCTTGGCCTAATTATGTAAAAGAAGCGGTAAAAAGTTTAAATGACAATAAAATCTACACTTGTTTTGTTCCTGATAAAAATTCACCAGGACACCCAAAAGTTGAAGACCATAAAGTTATTGCAAACAAATTAACAAAATTGATACAAAAAGAAATATTAACACAATAA